GAGGAAATGAGAGAGGATGCTACCAAGACTCTGGTGATGCTACACCAACAGGGGGAGCAGATTACAAGGAGCCACCATGTTGCTGCTGATATTGATCATGATCTGAGTCGGGTATTGATCTTGTTATTTTCTCAGTCAcagcttcttcatcttctgaaaGAAATTGTTGCTTCTTCAATTGGTATTCTGCACTACTCTTTTGACTGTTTCGTTGATGTATTTACAGGGAGAAAAACTTTTGGGAAGTCTTGGTGGCATGTTTTCCAAAACATGGAAACCCAAAAAGACGGGCGCGATAACTGGCCCAGTTATTTTTGGAGGTTAGTATTTTCTCTCCTTTCATCTTTTTAATATCAACTGATTTTGGTTGTTTGATAATTGTATTTGTTACGTGCTTCACCATATAGATGATCCTGTGAGAAAAAAGGGCAATCACTTGGAGCAAAGAGAGAAGTTAGGATTGACTTCTGCCACTAAAGGCCAATCGAAGTCACGGGCAGCACCTTCTGAGTCAACAAATGCGCTTGAAAAAGTTGAGGTTCGTATTGATTTTATGAAGATTTAACTGTTCATGTTGAAGTCATTTGAAGTGCTGAGCATGACAAAGCTTCGGTTCCTTAGTGCTTTGAAATGTGATTAATATCTATGTATGTGTTCTTGTAGTATTGTTCTGCTTCTGCTTGTCCTTAATATTTGAAGCCaaccattttatttaaaaacactgaCAGTTTTGCAACTATTTCAGCACATAAAACATCTTATTCTGTAGTCAATATTATATTAGTGCACTCTGGATACTAATTTTTGCTGTGACTTTCTGCTTACCGTGTacaatattgtaaaaaaatttctcAGCATCGAATTCAGCTAATGACTAGAATATCGTGAACAGGTTGAAAAGAGAAAGCAAGACGATGCACTGTCAGATATAAGTGACCTCTTGGGAGAACTGAAAGATATGGCCATTGACATGGGATCTGAACTTGAGAAGTAAGTTTATTGGATTCTATGATCGATCTCTCTAATTTTACCAAATAGAGATTCTTTGACACTGGCAACAATGTTTGCTCAGGAAGTACTCCTAGTTAATGATTATTCAGAACCGTTTCACTTATTTCAAGATGTCATAATTTATGCTGGTTTTGGTAATGTTGCAGGCATAAGGATGCATTGGATGGTTTTGAAAATGATATGGATAAGTTGGTCATCCGTGTGAATGGTGCTAATCAACGTGGCCGTCGTTTGCTTGGGAAATAGGGTGTATGCCATGAGACTGATACTGATTTTTACTTTGCATTTTTCAATTAAAGGAGCTTCCATGTTCCAGGATACTGGTTCCAAATATAGTAATGTACAATCCGCTTGTGAAATATTTGTCTCtgaaatatatatagttttgattgATTTGTGAGATTATTTATGATTCTATCATCAACATCGTGATTCCAATATTACCTCTTCCGGGCATGATTCATTCTATATAACTCGTATTTTTATACCACGAAATTCGTATTTCCGTCACAAAAAGTAATAATCTgtattgaagaattttttttaactatcaAGAGTTCTTGGTTCTATTTCTCCTCTTGTTTTGGCATAACAGCATGTGGTTTTGCTCTTCAGTGCTTTGGTCTGTTTAGAAATTCAAATCAATTCTCTTGGTAGTCCATCTGAATGATAGATTATTTCTGTTAACTTGTTGCGATAAATTTCcgaatttcaaatttaaaccaTACTAAACGTGCTAATCTAACATCTTAACATAGAAAATTTAACGTCTTAACATAGAAAATTTAACGTCATAGCTTCTCGGTTTATACTGAGCCCATATACAGGGCAAATAATTCTTGTACCTCCATAATTTCAATCTGCACATTGATAAACTTAAACATTCCAAATTCATCCTGTGGTTTAGGATTTTTAATTTCGTatacaaattcttattttaaattatatattccaaaatataaatttgtattatagattgtaatataagatatataatccaaaatataaaataaaaaatgcatttcGTAGTacaatttacaatataaaatttatatattaaaacgtAAAATCTggaatacaaaataaaaattatagaatcTAAAATTTGTATAACATAATGTACAttccaaatatataaatttagatcatacttttcaaaattaaaattaaaaaatataattataaaggTGACGCAACAGACAGTTTGTTATGTCATAATAGGATAAAACtttgaaatagaaataaaaactaaaattaaattatagtttatgagtcaaaaacataataaatcatatttcaagcattctaaaatacaaaaataaaaaatatattttttaattgcatacattttatttctttaaaagttCTAAAACCTCTAATCCAATCACATATTCCTTATAGTTTAAACTTAATAGGACTTTTAATCCTATGTTTCTagcaatattttaatatttttttaatttaccttttactcaatgtaatttttttatttttaaatttaaaattattcaatataGTCTATTCCATTAAATAATGTTAACCTCATTTAGAAAATGATAACTGACATCTACTATTATATAATCACACTCTTTTTAAGTGTTTATTGTCCAATCTGTGAAACAAAACGGAAAAAATGACATTAATACTAATctaacaaaaaatatcatattaaatcatttgaaaaaaaagaaccATATTaagttaaaactaaaaaaaggaaaaatattaaatcattattacaaatataaaaatcataaatactaTTAAGccaaaaatttattcattttcaaactcCAAAAGTGagttattttagaaatatactGACTTTTAGTTCCCCGAGAGAGACTAATATGCGAATGAAtgaacaaatctttcaaaagaACTCATAATCACGACATTTGTAAGGACCAAAAGTACATTTAGTAGCTCAATCTCCCTTCATTATGTCCgtaatagaatatttttttaatctaagaGAATCCACACAAGAGAGTAAAAAatcaatctaatttttttatacttaaactTGAATACAAACTCTTAACCACACTAAAAAGACAATTATTTGTCAACCGTGTTGATGTCTTCCAATGGACTTAAATGGCATTTCCTAACTAAGAGTGAAACAAAATCACTTCTTTATCATTGGACTTCAAActaaattttatcaaacagtttacTTACAACTAAATGATACAACTTGCATGTTCCTTCAAATCTAAATTATTGCAAGGTTGTAACTTTCATGTGAAGCCAATAATAGCTCAGTACATACAATTACCATGAGCTTGAAATTGCATTAGTCAAGTGCCAAGTTATTTGCTATAGAAACCTTCAACTAATGTTTTCTCTGTGTAGCACATGCTGGAGCATCAAAGTTGGGGTATACAATAAATGCAATGGATAAAGGAGTAATGTATATTGGAGACCTCACATTACTACTCACTGGATCCAATTTTGGAAGATCTCCCTGGTCTGTTAACTCCAGTGGAATACCATTAAGAACCATGGTTTGGCTTTTCAGATAACCATCTTTTGGAGTTAAGTGGTACTCTTCCCTAAATGTGACCTCTGACCCTTTTGTTCCTACCCAAGAAAATGTCTTCTTCAGTTTATCAAAGAATGAGTTTTCCTTATGGATGTTTGTGGCCACTTCATTTTCAATACTTGCACTCACAGGGTTTCTAATAGTGAGAGTAAAACGTGTCTCATTACTTAAGTTGATTAGAAGTAGTGTCACACCAACCTGTAGAATGAAATTGATAAGAACTAGAAATATGCTAAAAAAAATACTGAATCAAAATATATACTTCTAATGCCTCAGAATGTTAACTCAGAATATAAAGCTCAGGTCTTAGCAaatttcagttaaaaataatttctagtATATAAGAGTGACAGAGTCACACCTCTACACAAATTTTCCCAAATTCATTACAATTTTGTATATAACTATTAGACTTGTATTTAGTTGGTCTCTTTTTCTGCTATGTAATGTACAGACTGTACTtagtttattttctgtttttaggCAGTTTTCTATGGTGTTTTGTAAGTTATGGCAGTTCCTTTGTTTTGGTAACTGTCCATAACTgctgtcttttctttttctggttcaGAGTCTATTTTATATAGACTCATGTGTTTCTGTTTTAGTTGAATTGATTGTACTCAGAACTTATCAGAAATACAGATTCATATTTTACTGCACCGTTCTTTTATTTCTCATTTCCTCAACTTCTCCAATTCTAATAATAACAAACCATCAAAACAAGGAATCAAAGATTTTATTGTGTGGATGGgttaaaattcaatttgttaAACTTTTGAGCCTATAACTTCATGTGAAATATTCTTGACTCTaatggttaaatttaaatatcagGTGTAAAGTGTGCTAAGCTTGATATGATATTATATCATGTTTGATTTTATGGTAGTTGGAATgctattaaaaatatcatatatagaAAAGCAAACCAGATAGTAATGTAATTCAATAGCTACCCAAGTTGAAATAAATTAGGGAACTTACCCTGTCTTTTGAACAATGGGCATAAGCACGTAAAAAGGGAGAAGAAACATCACTTGAAACTGCAAGAACCTTCTTTCCCATTAATCGATGCCACAAAAGTGCACTGTTTAGGAACAAAACCAGAAAACAGGTTTAGATATTCTCAAACATGATAGCATAAAACTTGAAGTGACcttcgagaaaaaaaaaaggtattcctttttttttttgctttttctttttgcaatttTCTATATGTACTTGCCTGTAGTAATCAGGATTAGGATTGAGGGTTGTGGTATTGAGAAGTCCATAGTTCCCTCCAATTAGGGTCTGCCTACAATAGACTTTAGTGTTGTAGCAGGATGCTATTCCAAGTTGATCTAAGTACCTAAgtcatttcaatttcaaaacttACAAAGAATCACATCACTAGTAATTGTTTTTGCTAAATATAACATCATAATCTGTGCTTCAGTTATGAAGAAGAGGAACAGAAAATGATGGAAGGAATGGACAACCATATCACCTACCAAAAGGTGTTAAGAAAAGTATTAGATACATGATTTCCACCACTATTGTATGCCCCACCAGCTTCTCCTACCCATGCAGAAGCCCAAGGACCATATGTTTGAATGGTTTCAGAAAGATTGCCAAAAATTGATTTCACCCTGCTTAAGCGTTCAGGATCTAGAATCTTCCTTTCAAGATGGTCGTCACTACCTGAAAGAGAAATCAACTCAGAAATTGATCATCACTGACAAACAACAGTATTTTTCCAACATGTAAACAAAGTGTATCATCTTTTGTACCACATAAGCTGATAAGGTTAAGCcttgaaataaatatatcaattgcCAGCTCTCCAGCatttatgagaaaaataaattagaaatactGAGTGTATTGAAGTATATAAGGAAGTAGTTCTACATACGAAAATTTCATGTTACCATTCAGTATTAGCATAACAATCTTTGGGTGGCTGTGAAGATAATCAAGCAGATGGGGGGCAGCTAAGACGTGTCTCTACGTAAATTAGCAAATCCAACCTTCACATATTAGCTATCTTGGTAATGAGTTTTGCCAAAAGAGGTCGATCATACTCTGTTTTAGCAAACTCTTGCAATTATTTGGTTTTTCAAACGTGCAGCATTTTCCTTTTAAAGaatgtaatatataataaaaaaatatgataatagaCCTCAAGCTTGCCGAACAAGTTTCTCCATAAGCACTTCaaggagagaaaaataagaacaaatgtAATAAGGTTCTCCATAAGCTAAAATGAGtttatgtattataattaatgttagCTTGTGGACAAACTAGTTTcctttgttttattcttttaaaagtgCTTATGGAAAAGTTTGTCCAAGCATATCCATCATCTATGTTGTCATGAAAGAGAAGCAATGAACATGACTTGTTGCCTCTACGGATAGTAACTCAAGCCAGTGTTTTTCTTagatattaacattattttcaatgaaaatgaaaagaaaaacttcttAATTTCACCAAACATACATAAAAATGTTAGCATGAAGCACCATCCTTTCCACTAGATCATTTCAATTAGAAGTCTCTCAAACCTCAAGAAACTCCTCTTTTCCCTCTAAGCTTCCTATTAAAGGGCTCCTTTATGCTACCTAACTCTTAGCCTCAGAAACTACCTTACAAttgtatttttagtttttcttttaaatctccCATAATAAACCTACAATCCTGTCTAGTTATCAACTTGCTGTGCTTGCTCTTTCCAAACAATACCACCCTTGGAAACGAATTTTTCCTCAAGGTTAAAATCAGGAAATTTATTTGGTACAGTATTCCTACGTGGATTCCTCAGATGTTTCCCCTTCCATTGCACTGACACTTGTACTGGTTCAGCATTTTGACTGATCGATGCCTTAAATGTAAGCCGGAATTAACACATGTCCATGCAATTCTAATGGTAGTGCAGCTGTCACTGAATGATTCCCCTCTTTCTTTTTTGAGCTGATATAGGTGGAACATAAGATGCATTTGAGCTTCATTCGGGATTTGTAATTTAAAAGACTGATTGCTTAAGAACCAAATATGATCCATAGTAACATGTTGAAAGCTTGGGATGAAGCTTGTTATACACAACTCCGACTATATGGCCAAATTTCTAGATGCACCAAATCACCTAGTTTGATCTAGGAAGGTTTGCGATGAACTTTAGCATGAATTGTCATTTGAACTTGCTCTCTTTGAAAATGAAACTTCAGTTGTCTCAAAGTCTCATCTTTTGTTTGTAAGGTTTTGCGCCACAGCTTCCACTATCTTTTCTCCAAGTATAAACCTAGCTTTGAAGGGGGAAAATAGCCATAACACCTCAAATGGAGTACAGTTAGTGACACTTTGGAAATTAGTATTGTATCAGTATTCTGCCCAAGGGATAAATTCTACCCAAACTTTAGGCTGCTCACAACAAAAAGCAGCATAGATAGATAGGTTTCTAAGATCCTATTCAATACACCTCGGTGTGTCCATCCGATTGTGGATGATAGTGCTTACACACCCTCAGTTTCGTTCCCTGTAACGTGAATAACTCCTGCCAAAAATAAACTCATAAAAGTTGGGTCACGATCACTTCGAATAGAACTCTGCACTCTGTGAAATCAAATTATTTCCAAACAAATATTACAGCAATAGATTGACCTAAATATGGTtgtttaactaaaataaaatggtCATACTTTCTAGGCCTATCTACCACCACCAAAAAAGTATAAAACCTTTAGATTTAGGTAGGCTCACAATGAAAACTGTTAGATCAAAGTTCAAAAGGCCCTTCTTTATTTGCTTCGTTTGACAAATAAAAGCACATTGCTTAGTACTCTTCATCTGATAAGCTTTTACATAGAAAGATGATAAATATACTTTGTCTAATAGATGATAAGCCTTAAGCATTTCATAGTAcatataaaagattttaaatgCTCATAATTTGTGTGCAGGGAATGCTTGTCTCTTCATTTCTTTCAAGAGAATCTTGCTTTGAAGTGTCAATATCAAGATCTCTTGAAGAGAGTACTTAAAGCCGAAAACAACTTCTCTAAAAAGGTGGACAGTTAGTGCCGCAGAGTCAACAATCTATGTCCCATGCATTTTGCTAAAGTCTAAAGAAGCTATCTGACTAGAATTGATAAATCATGTGTAAAAGAGGCCACATGCATTTAAGTAGTGACACAACTCTTACAATACTTGTCTCAATGCTTTCAAGCAATCCTAAGTCTTCTATGTATGAGAAAAGAACAATGTTGATGTTCATAGCTAACTAAAAGAGTGCTCTCAAACTTTTATCTATCTTAGGATGCTAATCTCTTTTAATGAGCAAAAACATTTGGATCTTTTAGATCACAAACTTTGTTTATCGAAGTGTGGGTCCAAACAATGCTCATGCT
This Vigna angularis cultivar LongXiaoDou No.4 chromosome 4, ASM1680809v1, whole genome shotgun sequence DNA region includes the following protein-coding sequences:
- the LOC108344716 gene encoding SNAP25 homologous protein SNAP33, which translates into the protein MFGSKKTPSREAKPSSVGPVHSPFDSDKESKDKKYNSSKKTLTNTNPFDDDVEVSGHSSTSSYGLSSAHRNRYKNDFRDSGGLESQSVQELEDYAVYKAEETTKSVNSCLKIAEEMREDATKTLVMLHQQGEQITRSHHVAADIDHDLSRGEKLLGSLGGMFSKTWKPKKTGAITGPVIFGDDPVRKKGNHLEQREKLGLTSATKGQSKSRAAPSESTNALEKVEVEKRKQDDALSDISDLLGELKDMAIDMGSELEKHKDALDGFENDMDKLVIRVNGANQRGRRLLGK
- the LOC108345696 gene encoding heparanase-like protein 1 codes for the protein MRFHLALFLLLASVQANLSQDIEHGSLLVDGAQTKAETGDNFICATIDWWPHDKCDYNHCPWGYSSVVNLDLSRPFLAKAIQELKPLRIRLGGSLQDQVIYDVGSLKSPCHPLQRIEGGLFGFSKGCLHMKRWDELNQFFNETGAIVTFGLNALHGKHQISHNVWEGAWDPTNAYDFIKYTVSKGYKIDSWELGNELSGKGIGASVGVAQYGKDLIKLKQILGTLYENSNFKPSLVAPGGFYERQWYDRLLQVSGSGIINVLTHHLYNLGPGSDDHLERKILDPERLSRVKSIFGNLSETIQTYGPWASAWVGEAGGAYNSGGNHVSNTFLNTFWYLDQLGIASCYNTKVYCRQTLIGGNYGLLNTTTLNPNPDYYSALLWHRLMGKKVLAVSSDVSSPFLRAYAHCSKDRVGVTLLLINLSNETRFTLTIRNPVSASIENEVATNIHKENSFFDKLKKTFSWVGTKGSEVTFREEYHLTPKDGYLKSQTMVLNGIPLELTDQGDLPKLDPVSSNVRSPIYITPLSIAFIVYPNFDAPACATQRKH